One genomic region from Trueperaceae bacterium encodes:
- a CDS encoding glutaminyl-peptide cyclotransferase, whose translation MRPWPTPVLAAVALALLAAGCRGQGAERLGVEIVAQHAHDPQAFTQGLVWHEGTLYESTGLLGHSSLREVRLDGTVLRKRDLAPNVFGEGLELVGDELLQLTWQNGVLLRYDANTFEPTGTQRYAGEGWGLCFDGAALWMSDGSAKLTKRDPVTFEVEGSVDVSRDGKALPMLNELECVAGSVYANVWTTDEIVRIDPKSGKVTAVIDASELRRVAGVTDRDAVLNGIAYDEASGTFLVTGKLWPVLFEVRFIGE comes from the coding sequence ATGAGGCCCTGGCCCACCCCCGTCCTGGCAGCGGTCGCGCTGGCGCTGCTGGCCGCCGGCTGCCGCGGCCAGGGCGCCGAACGCCTTGGGGTGGAGATCGTCGCCCAGCACGCGCACGACCCGCAGGCGTTCACGCAGGGCCTCGTGTGGCACGAAGGGACCCTGTACGAGAGCACCGGCCTCCTGGGGCACTCGAGCCTGCGCGAGGTGAGGCTTGACGGCACGGTGCTGCGCAAGCGCGACCTCGCCCCCAACGTGTTCGGCGAGGGCCTGGAACTCGTCGGCGACGAGCTGCTCCAACTCACGTGGCAGAACGGCGTGCTCCTGCGCTACGACGCGAACACCTTCGAGCCGACGGGAACGCAGCGCTACGCGGGCGAGGGCTGGGGCCTCTGTTTCGACGGCGCCGCCCTATGGATGAGCGACGGCAGCGCGAAGCTGACCAAGCGCGACCCCGTCACGTTCGAGGTCGAGGGGAGCGTCGACGTGAGCCGCGACGGCAAGGCGTTGCCCATGCTGAACGAGCTGGAATGCGTGGCCGGCTCCGTGTACGCCAACGTCTGGACGACCGACGAGATCGTCAGGATCGACCCGAAGTCCGGGAAGGTCACGGCGGTAATCGACGCGTCCGAGCTCAGGCGCGTGGCGGGCGTCACGGACCGCGACGCCGTCCTCAACGGCATCGCCTACGACGAGGCCAGCGGCACCTTCCTGGTGACCGGGAAGCTGTGGCCTGTCCTGTTCGAGGTGCGTTTCATCGGCGAGTGA
- the tmk gene encoding dTMP kinase — MAARREGRGHLVVFEGPEGAGKSTQLAALSARLIAAGYDTLFTREPGGTPAGEAIRRVVLDPTLRVDPLPEFLLYSAARAQHVADVIAPALAAGRDVVCDRFTAASVAYQGYGRGLDLGFVAELNARVTGGLEADLTVLLDIDPAAGLARASGRAAHDRLEAAGLAFHRRVRSGFVAQADADGGRRWVRIDAEAAEAVVTEAVWRAVSPLLAPGEVGQ, encoded by the coding sequence ATGGCCGCCCGAAGGGAGGGGCGCGGGCACCTCGTGGTCTTCGAGGGCCCCGAGGGGGCCGGCAAGTCGACGCAGCTAGCGGCCCTCTCCGCACGCCTGATCGCGGCCGGGTACGACACCCTGTTCACGCGCGAGCCCGGCGGCACGCCGGCGGGCGAGGCGATCAGGCGGGTCGTGCTCGACCCGACGTTGCGTGTCGACCCGTTACCCGAGTTCCTCCTCTACTCCGCCGCCCGGGCCCAGCACGTCGCCGACGTCATAGCGCCGGCTCTGGCCGCGGGGCGCGACGTCGTCTGCGACCGCTTCACGGCCGCCTCCGTCGCCTACCAGGGGTACGGCCGCGGGCTCGACCTCGGGTTCGTCGCCGAGCTCAACGCGCGCGTCACGGGCGGCTTGGAGGCCGACCTGACCGTCCTGCTCGACATCGACCCTGCCGCCGGACTGGCCAGGGCTTCAGGGCGGGCCGCGCACGACCGGCTCGAGGCGGCGGGCCTGGCCTTCCATCGCCGCGTGCGTTCGGGCTTCGTCGCGCAGGCGGATGCCGACGGCGGGCGGCGCTGGGTGCGCATCGACGCGGAGGCCGCCGAGGCGGTGGTCACCGAGGCCGTCTGGCGGGCCGTCTCTCCCCTCCTCGCTCCAGGCGAGGTCGGTCAATGA
- a CDS encoding Nif3-like dinuclear metal center hexameric protein, with translation MKRDELVAWLDDYLDVKAFAAADSSLNGLQVEGASEVTKVAVAVDASLNTFQQAAANGADMLIVHHGLFWGRPEAVTGMHRARVQFLLDHDLNLYASHLPLDAHREVGNNWGLASALGMVALEPFGVYKGVSIGVKGEFPAPKPLRELADQIEARLGEQVLVHAGGPDPVTSLGIISGGATWDLVTAAQEGLDAFLTGEPRHEVFYHAFERGINGLFGGHYMTETVGVSLLARQLEERFGLATEFVLLPTGL, from the coding sequence ATGAAGCGTGACGAACTAGTTGCCTGGCTCGACGACTACCTCGACGTCAAGGCCTTCGCTGCCGCCGACTCTAGCTTGAACGGGCTCCAAGTCGAGGGCGCCTCCGAGGTCACCAAGGTAGCCGTGGCGGTCGACGCCTCCCTCAACACGTTCCAGCAGGCCGCCGCCAACGGCGCGGACATGCTCATCGTCCACCACGGGCTCTTCTGGGGCCGGCCGGAGGCCGTCACCGGCATGCACCGCGCCCGGGTGCAGTTCCTGCTGGACCACGACCTGAACCTCTACGCCAGCCACCTGCCACTCGACGCGCACCGCGAGGTCGGCAACAACTGGGGGCTCGCCAGTGCCCTCGGGATGGTCGCACTCGAGCCGTTCGGGGTCTACAAGGGCGTGAGCATCGGCGTCAAGGGTGAGTTCCCCGCCCCCAAACCACTGAGGGAGCTCGCGGACCAGATCGAGGCGCGCCTGGGCGAGCAGGTCCTCGTGCATGCGGGCGGCCCGGACCCCGTGACGAGCCTCGGCATCATCTCGGGTGGCGCGACTTGGGACCTCGTCACGGCGGCCCAGGAGGGCCTCGACGCCTTCCTGACCGGCGAGCCGCGGCACGAGGTCTTCTATCACGCGTTCGAGCGCGGCATTAACGGTTTGTTCGGTGGCCACTACATGACCGAGACGGTCGGCGTTAGCCTCCTGGCGCGCCAGTTGGAGGAGCGGTTCGGCCTCGCCACCGAGTTCGTCCTCCTGCCGACGGGCCTCTAG
- a CDS encoding transposase, with amino-acid sequence MRVDGRVVSQGVLIVTGVREDGQRELLAVDVADS; translated from the coding sequence GTGCGCGTTGACGGGCGGGTGGTGAGCCAAGGCGTGCTGATCGTCACGGGCGTCAGGGAGGACGGGCAGCGTGAGCTACTGGCGGTGGACGTGGCAGACTCGTAG